The following proteins come from a genomic window of Nautilia profundicola AmH:
- a CDS encoding zonular occludens toxin domain-containing protein yields the protein MIYLITGVPGSGKTYFAVHYIYTQLISKNPKYQKIYTNINLNFKKCDKIKKDFVKPLILDDLLKRIEQDYLLSEKFKNNELFDEETGEQVTDYDAYVRGKLKLFEDYEHSLIILDECHLYFTEQVDPKMLRFLSYHRHFDIDMYLITQNKSLINRKYLAFVENMYIGINPSKRLFSKVFVYKLYASWKEYKSNYVGKEKLKFDKKIADLYNSGSNKIQKSLVSKLLIPLFFAIVIVFFLYKGVSNFISCGSFTGCSKNHTETTKKHLSNKQNNIADHNRNPINSNSEISNKKAHNVNIEDDISDYQFFYQLNCFKMKCIVNNQFSISYYLIKTLPKISDTKIFYEITAGHGKIIYLATNLDLSKFNPNQNTYGGKKDEKDNILPFGSRK from the coding sequence ATGATTTATTTAATAACAGGCGTTCCAGGAAGTGGAAAAACATATTTTGCGGTTCATTATATTTATACTCAATTAATTTCAAAAAATCCTAAATATCAAAAGATCTACACAAACATAAATCTTAATTTCAAAAAATGCGACAAAATAAAAAAAGACTTTGTAAAGCCATTAATATTAGATGATCTATTAAAAAGAATTGAGCAGGATTATTTATTATCCGAAAAATTTAAAAACAATGAACTATTTGATGAAGAAACTGGTGAGCAGGTAACCGATTATGACGCTTATGTTAGAGGCAAATTAAAACTTTTTGAAGATTATGAGCATTCTTTAATAATTTTAGATGAATGCCATTTATATTTTACCGAACAGGTAGATCCTAAAATGTTAAGGTTTTTATCTTATCATAGGCATTTCGATATAGATATGTATCTTATTACTCAAAACAAATCGCTCATCAATAGAAAATATCTTGCATTTGTTGAAAATATGTATATTGGAATTAATCCTTCAAAAAGATTATTTTCAAAAGTATTTGTATATAAACTATATGCAAGCTGGAAAGAATATAAGTCTAATTATGTTGGAAAAGAGAAATTAAAATTTGATAAAAAAATAGCTGATCTTTACAATTCAGGATCTAACAAAATACAAAAATCTCTTGTTTCTAAACTTCTTATTCCTTTATTTTTTGCAATTGTTATAGTTTTCTTTTTATATAAAGGTGTTTCTAACTTTATTTCTTGTGGTTCTTTTACTGGCTGTTCAAAAAATCATACAGAAACTACTAAAAAACATTTATCTAATAAACAAAATAATATTGCAGATCATAATCGTAATCCCATTAATTCTAATTCTGAAATATCAAATAAAAAAGCACATAATGTAAATATAGAAGATGATATATCCGATTATCAGTTTTTTTATCAGTTAAATTGTTTTAAAATGAAATGTATTGTAAACAATCAGTTTTCTATTTCATATTATTTAATAAAAACACTTCCAAAAATATCTGATACAAAAATATTTTATGAAATTACCGCAGGTCACGGGAAAATTATATACCTTGCCACAAATTTAGATCTATCAAAATTCAATCCTAATCAAAACACTTACGGGGGTAAAAAAGATGAAAAAGATAATATTCTACCTTTTGGTTCTCGCAAATAG
- a CDS encoding tyrosine-type recombinase/integrase: MNFKVNHKHSLTFDELFAEYCEIMKHTMTSHTLRTKQSYYKTHFGHKYGHIIITDFKYKDAQLFVNELLDKGLQPKTVKNIVDIFKVLYKYAIMNEYCEKNPFEFVQLPKFDNRIYFNFTDEEIKRFIYTAINFPNVKFRGIFTFLLHGRRLNEVLSLTWDHIDFENKQYFIPPKINKAKKLMSYQMTDILEDILLRQKIINDVECPRSEYVFPSSVTCQKIKDIRKQFKKLLQYANINKKMRIHDIRHLVASYAINSLGLSVEEVSYTLGHTSIEITQRYINPRAEISKRVAERILNSVL; this comes from the coding sequence ATGAATTTTAAAGTTAATCATAAGCACTCCTTAACATTTGATGAACTTTTCGCTGAGTATTGCGAAATAATGAAACATACAATGACTTCACATACTCTTAGAACTAAACAATCATATTATAAAACACACTTCGGGCATAAATATGGTCACATTATTATAACAGATTTTAAATACAAAGATGCACAATTATTTGTTAATGAACTTCTTGATAAAGGTCTGCAGCCAAAAACTGTTAAAAACATTGTTGATATATTTAAGGTTCTTTACAAATATGCAATAATGAATGAATATTGTGAAAAAAACCCTTTTGAATTTGTTCAGTTACCAAAATTTGATAATCGTATTTATTTTAATTTTACTGATGAAGAAATTAAAAGATTTATTTATACTGCAATAAATTTTCCAAATGTAAAATTTAGAGGAATTTTTACTTTTTTACTTCACGGAAGAAGACTTAATGAAGTTTTATCATTGACTTGGGATCATATAGATTTTGAAAACAAACAATATTTTATCCCTCCGAAAATTAATAAAGCTAAAAAACTTATGTCTTATCAAATGACTGATATTCTTGAAGATATTTTATTAAGACAAAAAATTATAAATGATGTTGAGTGTCCACGATCTGAATATGTTTTTCCTTCTTCTGTAACTTGTCAAAAAATTAAAGATATTCGTAAACAATTTAAAAAATTACTTCAATATGCAAACATAAATAAAAAAATGAGAATTCATGACATAAGACACTTAGTGGCGTCTTATGCCATTAATTCTTTAGGATTAAGTGTTGAAGAGGTTTCATATACTCTTGGTCACACATCTATTGAGATTACTCAAAGATATATCAATCCAAGAGCTGAAATAAGTAAAAGAGTTGCTGAACGGATATTAAATTCCGTTCTTTAA
- a CDS encoding type II secretion system protein GspD, which translates to MKKIIFYLLVLANSLVFAYDLKQADFATFCNYVSYHVNKNIVISEEVPTNFSVFMPTDNMTQNDILTAFFTILKSKKLDYKIINNSTILIYKKIQKKEKPKLENFVIRFNYVPKKVLKDYLKNFYSNYKYQIFQNRLLITCTPVDYFKIKTAISHLQNSYKKANINFLITVINNKKAKEIGTDLNIKSPFHSSALFDLVTDTAVVSSSITNNFSAFIKFLNSKGAAETISKPTILLIDSSNYTLESVHSIPYVTKSVTTDKDGNPVTQTDLKYKDVGLKIYIKNVYITDRSIDFDMDIYVESIVSYDNDKPITDTKHFNTHVQLTKKSSGYLIAGLRTVTKISEDSGVPVLKDIPILGILFQKNKKSVEDLSFSFYISTNFFAENTRKTAPREARP; encoded by the coding sequence ATGAAAAAGATAATATTCTACCTTTTGGTTCTCGCAAATAGTTTAGTATTTGCTTATGATCTTAAGCAAGCCGATTTTGCTACTTTTTGCAATTATGTTTCATATCATGTAAATAAAAACATTGTTATATCAGAGGAAGTTCCGACAAATTTCAGTGTTTTTATGCCTACTGACAATATGACCCAAAATGATATTCTTACCGCTTTTTTTACTATATTAAAATCAAAGAAACTTGATTACAAAATTATAAACAATTCCACTATTCTTATTTACAAAAAAATACAAAAAAAAGAAAAGCCTAAATTGGAAAATTTTGTAATCAGATTTAATTATGTTCCAAAAAAAGTGTTAAAAGATTATTTAAAGAATTTCTATTCTAATTACAAATATCAAATTTTTCAAAACAGATTATTAATTACATGTACGCCTGTTGATTATTTCAAAATAAAAACTGCCATATCTCATTTACAAAACTCTTATAAAAAAGCAAATATTAATTTTCTTATTACTGTTATAAACAATAAAAAAGCAAAAGAAATTGGCACAGATCTTAATATCAAAAGTCCTTTTCATTCTTCCGCTTTATTTGATTTAGTTACTGATACTGCGGTAGTCAGTTCAAGCATTACGAATAATTTTTCTGCATTTATTAAGTTTCTTAATTCAAAAGGTGCAGCCGAAACAATATCAAAGCCTACTATTTTATTAATTGATAGTTCAAATTATACACTTGAAAGTGTTCATTCTATACCTTATGTTACGAAGTCCGTAACTACTGACAAAGACGGAAATCCAGTAACGCAAACTGATTTAAAATATAAAGACGTCGGACTTAAAATTTATATAAAAAATGTATATATTACTGACAGATCTATTGATTTTGATATGGATATTTATGTTGAAAGTATCGTTTCTTATGATAATGATAAGCCTATAACAGATACTAAACATTTTAACACTCATGTTCAGCTTACCAAAAAATCAAGTGGTTATCTTATTGCTGGTCTTAGAACTGTTACTAAAATCAGTGAAGATAGCGGTGTTCCTGTTTTAAAAGATATTCCTATATTAGGAATTTTATTTCAAAAAAACAAAAAATCAGTTGAAGATCTTAGTTTTAGTTTTTATATTTCAACGAACTTTTTTGCAGAAAATACTCGCAAAACAGCACCACGCGAGGCGCGCCCGTGA